A genome region from Anastrepha ludens isolate Willacy chromosome 3, idAnaLude1.1, whole genome shotgun sequence includes the following:
- the LOC128858115 gene encoding uncharacterized protein LOC128858115 — MKLRTTVQISSAIQKKPPLKREDSFLKRFSTRQIPEAQETVEDTGSESASGGTDKSVKRRRRFLHKRRSVVNPDENFYFYWLMILTVSVLYNLWALIVRQSFPELQQAVPIFWFVCDTLTDVVFVFDIVVQLRTGYLEQGLMVYDDKKLALHYIHSTDFVFDMISLVPLDLIQLKIGSQPLLRFSRFFKVYRCVKFYYIVESRTVWPNLWRVINLIHILLILAHWFGCFYYLLSEAEGFQGDWVYPYRPGDYATLTRKYLGSLYWSTLTLTTIGDLPTPETNAEYIFTIVSYLIGVFIFATIVGQVGNVITNRNANRLEFERLLDGAKTYMRHHKVPGGMKRRVLRWYDYSWSRGRIQGGGDINTALGLLPDKLKTELALHVNLSVLKKVTIFQECQPEFLHDLVLKMKAYIFTPGDSICRKGEVAREMFIIADGILEVLSETGKVLTTMKAGDFFGEIGILNLDGLNKRTADVRSVGYSELFSLSREDVLAAMKDYPEAQEILQTLGRKRLMEVRCVNKKYAKAQSNKDQSDHQTVYSNINRSDSSENSASKKIVYKLRNDVKGIRSLLKNARTSRRSDESLEMQPLHEISNKGNKTALKRMSHVRSEEKEEIKEKVHQDKTPSPIGAGLPLLQRLRLLKEKQDREERAVKPTIQHQISPPHTHVASALSPQESIQEEPETEVNEVLPLMQRLQLLKNKQETNCGDIKSGIKSNAAVSLKQKIQMLNLAGVTNPDSLESKPKEDKSPTIGDISQTNPLRVREEQNQIKRDQGAISKSPKAVSGKSLKFIKPSMNTSSERSDSDISIKPWSKLKSATLISTSYNNLAKFSPGDSDIEVKTFSSNDTTQTLTSVTTSTRAAATSDLNTTHAKAFDHLRKQNKLTTASKNGDGKKCYHSVFDLSPEYSGLPFVKRLKILNERQKLAELEKVVQMRSFSLDSSKTSNQIAISEPLYRCLSDTSGMYSQFLSAYESSSSTSTNTPMATTYNQKGDSYIPPAYLPLSPEQNETAERRKLKCILTKLHRSTEESKSPVTGRNEDSTAMDMFSNNSLREPTLEGPPNSAQKAIQDESYSGLRPSSEQRDKALLTSPLPVLAASNFEKCPENRAFIEPFMKAELKHRNAIQTNNNLMQHSSIPSNSNQRTTKRLKTTIAESLRTEDILNMEENFSRVWSEINNVIKEHITEMHLKFELQFSVMAREVRKRDEIIANLQTKIRNIELKSSSPRKKTEFMNQDKLNTLWDDADPKSDDHGSSSSSAELLFMRGDSSDTVFLSSPPQIQRYGSSPIFNKFYKNSSGYISTRSLNKNKSAENIAIEKQQKGNYIVTVSDVTGNLNRSDSVVLDIGDSSSSSSSSTKLNVKYEDSEQKNVERVFENVDHNDWELKMLAVEMAKQERKRANSTDFKYSNSTLRRRRKFSDTETDISEADADAEALTLSRPRASSLDQFNLRYGVGKGVFKAISIDRDKNKL; from the exons GAAACGGTTGAGGACACTGGATCAgagagtgcatctggtggaactGACAAAAGTGTAAAGCGTCGGCGGAGATTCTTACACAAGCGACGGTCTGTTGTCAATCCTGATGAAAACTTTTATTTCTATTGGCTAATGATACTTACGGTATccgttttatataatttatgggCTCTAATTGTACGGCAAAGCTTTCCCGAACTCCAG cAAGCTGTTCCTATATTTTGGTTCGTTTGTGATACGCTCACGGATGTCGTCTTCGTATTCGATATCGTCGTTCAGCTACGTACAGGATATCTGGAACAAGGATTGATGGTCTATGATGATAAAAAATTGGCACTTCATTATATTCATTCCACAGATTTTGTTTTCGATATGATCTCGTTAGTTCCTTTGGATTTGATACAACTGAAAATTGGTTCACAACCTCTTTTAcgattttcacgattttttaag gTATATCGATGCGTCAAATTCTATTACATTGTTGAAAGTAGAACTGTTTGGCCAAATTTGTGGCGGGTAATAAACTTAATACACATCCTTCTAATTTTGGCGCATTGGTTCGgttgtttttattatcttttatcGGAAGCCGAAGGATTTCAG GGTGACTGGGTATATCCCTACAGACCAGGCGATTATGCTACATTGACGAGGAAATACCTTGGGAGCCTTTATTGGTCGACGCTCACTTTAACTACAATCGGAGATCTACCTACACCTGAAACAAATGCAGA GTACATTTTTACAATTGTCAGCTATCTTATTGgagtatttatttttgcaaccaTTGTGGGTCAAGTTGGAAATGTGATAACCAATCGTAATGCTAACCGCTTGGAATTCGAGCGGCTATTGGATGGAGCAAAAACTTACATGCGTCATCATAAG gttCCAGGTGGAATGAAACGACGGGTCCTTCGTTGGTACGACTACAGCTGGTCTAGAGGGCGTATCCAGGGAGGTGGTGATATAAATACAGCTTTGGGTCTATTGCCGGATAAGCTAAAAACAGAACTAGCGTTACACGTTAACTTGAGTGTCTTAAAGAAAGTCACTATATTTCAAGAGTGCCAACCAGAATTTTTACAcgatttggttttgaaaatgaaagcatacatatttacaccagGAGACTCTATCTGTCGGAAAGGTGAAGTAGCGAGGGAAATGTTTATAATAGCTGATGGCATACTGGAAGTACTTAGCGAGACAGGAAAAGTATTAACCACAATGAAAGCTGGCGATTTTTTTGGCGAAATAGGAATTCTAAACTTGGATGGCCTTAATAA GCGCACCGCTGATGTCCGTTCAGTTGGCTATTCAGAACTCTTTTCATTATCCAGGGAGGATGTACTTGCCGCTATGAAAGACTATCCAGAAGCACAAGAAATTTTACAAACTCTTGGTCGTAAACGGCTAATGGAAGTGCGGTGTGTAAATAAGAAGTATGCGAAAGCACAAAGTAACAAAGATCAGTCGGACCATCAAACTGTATATAGCAATATTAATCGAAGTGACAGTAGCGAAAATAGTgcctcaaaaaaaattgtgtacaaatTAAGAAACGATGTAAAAGGAATACGAAGCCTTCTGAAAAATGCaag GACGAGCAGAAGAAGTGATGAATCGCTAGAAATGCAACCGCTAcatgaaatttcaaataaaggaaataaaacaGCTTTGAAGAGAATGTCACATGTGCGGTCAGAAGAGAAggaggaaattaaagaaaaagtccATCAAGACAAAACACCGAGTCCAATTGGTGCTGGACTGCCATTACTTCAAAGGCTACGTTTACTCAAAGAGAagcaa GACCGGGAGGAGAGGGCGGTCAAACCAACGATACAACATCAGATATCCCCACCTCACACACATGTTGCTAGCGCCTTATCGCCACAGGAATCAATTCAAGAAGAGCCCGAGACTGAAGTTAATGAGGTCCTTCCGCTGATGCAAAGGCTACAACTgttaaaaaataagcaagaaaCGAATTGCGGCGATATAAAATCCGGA ATCAAATCTAATGCGGCTGTGTCTCTGAAGCAGAAGATCCAAATGCTTAATTTAGCCGGAGTGACAAACCCTGATTCTTTGGAAAGTAAGCCAAAAGAGGATAAATCACCTACCATTGGAGATATCAGCCAAACAAATCCCCTCAGAGTACGTGAAGAACAAAATCAGATTAAACGCGATCAAGGTGCAATTAGTAAATCGCCCAAGGCGGTATCAGGAAAGTCATTAAAATTCATAAAGCCGTCCATGAACACCTCATCAGAGCGCTCAGATAGTGATATATCCATTAAGCCATGGTCCAAATTAAAATCAGCTACGTTAATATCAACAAGCTATAATAATTTAGCTAAATTTTCCCCAGGAGATTCTGACATAGaagtaaaaacattttcttcaaatGACACAACTCAAACGCTAACCTCTGTTACAACATCTACACgagcagcagcaacatcagATCTCAATACAACACACGCAAAAGCTTTCGATCATTtgcgaaaacaaaataaactaacAACTGCAAGTAAAAACGGCGATGGTAAAAAATGTTATCACTCCGTTTTCGACTTGTCGCCCGAGTATAGTGGATTGCCATTTGTAAAGCGGctgaaaattttaaacgaaCGTCAGAAATTAGCTGAACTCGAAAAAGTTGTACAAATGAGAAGTTTTAGTTTGGATAGTTCCAAAACCAGTAATCAAATCGCTATATCAGAACCTTTGTACCGGTGTTTGAGTGACACATCTGGAATGTACTCGCAATTCCTCTCAGCATATGAGTCCAGTTCATCCACATCTACAAACACACCTATGGCAACTACCTATAATCAAAAGGGAGACAGTTACATACCACCCGCCTATTTACCTCTTAGTCCAGAACAAAATGAAACTGCTGAACGTCGTAAATTGAAAtgcattttaacaaaattacatcgCAGTACAGAAGAAAGTAAAAGTCCTGTAACTGGTCGAAATGAGGATTCAACAGCAATGGACATGTTCAGCAATAATTCCTTAAGGGAACCAACATTGGAAGG TCCGCCCAACAGCGCCCAGAAGGCGATCCAAGATGAATCCTATAGTGGTTTGCGGCCGTCTAGTGAGCAGCGTGACAAAGCTCTGCTCACATCTCCTTTGCCTGTACTTGCGGCTTCTAACTTCGAAAAATGTCCCGAAAATCGAGCCTTTATCGAACCTTTTATGAAAGCTGAGTTGAAACATCGAAACGCCATCCAAACCAATAATAATCTGATGCAACATTCCTCAATTCCTTCAAACAGTAATCAACGTACAACAAAACGGCTGAAAACAACAATTGCAGAGTCTTTGAGAACAGAAG ATATTCTAAACATGGAAGAGAATTTCAGTAGAGTTTGGAGTGAAATTAATAATGTTATTAAGGAGCACATTACtgaaatgcatttaaaattcGAATTACAGTTTTCGGTAATGGCGCGAGAAGTACGAAAACGCGATGAAATTATCGCGAATTTGcagacaaaaattagaaatattgaaCTGAAATCATCCTCGCCTCggaaaaaaacagaatttatgAATCAAGATAAACTAAATACTTTATGGGATGATGCGGATCCGAAGTCAGATGACCACGGTAGTTCGAGTTCATCAGCAGAACTTTTGTTTatg cgAGGTGACTCATCGGATACAGTTTTTTTGTCATCTCCACCGCAAATTCAACGATATGGCTCTTCGCCTATTTTTAATAAGTTCTATAAGAATTCATCTGGATACATTTCAACCCGCagtttgaataaaaacaaatcggcggaaaatattgcaattgaGAAGCAACAAAAAGGAAATTACATTGTAACTGTTTCAGATGTAACTGGAAATTTAAATAGGTCAGATAGTGTTGTCCTAGACATTGGTGATAGTTCAAGCTCTAGTTCATCCTCAACCAAACTGAATGTTAAATATGAAGATTCGGAGCAAAAAAATGTCGAACGTGTGTTTGAAAATGTTGATCATAACGATTGGGAATTGAAAATGCTGGCTGTGGAAATGGCCAAACAGGAAAGGAAGCGGGCAAATTCCACAGATTTTAAATATAGCAATTCTACTTTACGTCGGCGTCGAAAATTTAGTGATACTGAGACCGATATTAGTGAAGCAGATGCAGATGCTGAAGCTTTAACCTTATCCAGACCTAGAGCTTCAAGTTTAgatcaatttaatttaagataCGGTGTTGGAAAAGGCGTTTTTAAAGCAATAAGTATTGATCGTGATAAAAACAAGCTTTGA